A region of the Channa argus isolate prfri chromosome 3, Channa argus male v1.0, whole genome shotgun sequence genome:
AAGGGCAAGTTTATTTAGATGTGGAGCTTTAAGTTTGATAGATACACCATCTTAAtaggactaaaaaaaaatctaaagacCAGAGTcatgttacatactgtatacacgTGTATTTACATAATTAACATCAATATTATCAGATTAATTTGATGCTGTGATCAAACTACACAGACTGCTCTTGAGTAAGGTCATGACgattttcaaaatataaaataataggGAGAAGTTTCAAAGGGATTCATAATCATAGAGCATCACGTCCAATGTCATCAaaagtttctatttttaatgaaGGTTTCCTGGTAGATTGTGGAGGCCTTTAATTTGCACGATAAAGAAGGTAAGGTCACCAGGACATGGCTATCATCTAAAATAATAGTCACTGCAGTTTTGGAATGGATTCAGTGAAGGTGAGAGTGAGAAAACTAGCAGCAATTTAAGATACACAGTGGAAACCATCTGCCCTGCTGCATCCCTTCAGACACACCGTCGTGCAATTTGAACCTGAACTCTGATCTCCAGTGAAGTTGTCTAAACATAAAAGCCCTGCAGAGATCAGCGCTGTGACACTGTTGTTTCAGGGATTCATCCCTATGGGgggtttgttggtttgtttccaACATGTCTAATTGACGAGTCCTCTGCAATCACAGCCCACATTTTCTAGTCCTGTTTGTCCATACTTGGTCAGACGGACTTTGCAGAGACATCATTTATGAGTAACCTTTTGCTAAGAGGCAGATGTGTCCTTTTAGCATCTCTTATGCCAATCAGGTTCTTTCTCTGTGATGTAGCCTGACTCATCTGAAAGTCAGTGAGTGTGCCTTCATACCACTTGCTCATATTATTGTACCAGACTTATGTATATAGTTTTCCTTTGTGCTTCGCTTTCCTTATTGACCTGAATCCAACAAGTAAGTTATATATGGTTTGagtcaaaaatattttctgtgtgtaatcAGCTTTCTGTGATAgtctgtatttttcttattgtcaagATTTTGTTAAAATGCCGCCATCCAACAATGGCAAGTCGTGTCTGTGAGGCCAGAGcctgaaatatatttttcttctgtGCATCAGCGCTCCACCGGTTTTATACACCCATTCACCATCCTGCTGCCGAAGCTATTCCCTTTCAGACCAAATCATATTTCCATATGCAGCTCCCATCAAATTCACCTCTTTGACACGTGATGTTTGCTAAAGTAAAGCCCATCTATTTAGTGCGTTAATTAGCACTATGGCTATTCTGATACCGCGATAACATGTCATTTGTTCACGTGTTACAATTGTGCAAGCTGTTGCTCACTCAGCTTCATCCTTGGTACAGGAACAGCAGGCATCAAATGCTGACCTTCACAAGGAACATTACATATCAAGATGATAATTCCTTTAGCTATATAACCCAGAACTGATCAGGATTCTGTCAGCTCACACAAAAGAGCAATCACAAAATTTTGTCTAGGAAATGGGACAGGTCCCCAGACTCCTCCACAGGCTTCAATAAGTATTCAAAGCATTTGTCCCTTAACATTATGAATTTTACCAGGATGTGAACTAATGTggactataaataaaaaaacaaaaaaaacaaaaaacaaacacctccTCATTAATAAGATATTGCTCTTTTCACAGATaagaagcaacaaacaaacaagtgtgTTGTCATGTTATAGTGGTTGTCCGTTAGCATAGTGAGTCACAACTGGTCTACagataagtttttttttgttgtttttttttaaacaggatgctaaaatacaaaattctGTGCATTGGTaaagaaaaagtataaaagagaaattattattCAGATCTTGTGTCTGAGTAAATGGCACAAGACTCCTATTTGCATTTGTTAGTGTGCAGTATGTTGCTAGTAGTTGATGTCCAAACAGTAATTTCATATATTTTCAAAATTGCACCAAcacaactgaaaagaaaatggactTTGGGGCCCATGCAGCGGAGGTTTGACATTAACACTGTGATATGTTGCCTCTGTATCCAGGGTCAATGCTGTGTTAAATCCAAGCCTGGGGAGACAAGAACAACTAGACAGCAATAGGAAACGGCAACATATCATAACAAACAAATTGTCATAGCTTATCAAATTACCATAGAAAGATAAAAGCATGAGCAAATAACTGAGAGCCTGGGTTCTTTGTGAGCTGCACAGAAagcaattttcatttaaaaagaaaaaaactcttaactctgatttttttatgttcttgcTTGTGCACCATTCTAAAGAGCAAGGGAGCGAAGGATAAGATCCCTGTTCGTACAGTATGTTTGACTGTGCAGCTGTTTGTCTCTTTACGAatgatttttcatgttttagctTAATGAATGTAAGTAAGGCTTTTTCGTCCTTTATGCTGCATCTTCCTAAAAACGGCTGATACTACTTGAAGCCTTTCCATAGCAGTGTGTTTTCAACATAAATGACAAAGACAGGGTTTGTATAAACACATGCCTGTGAATCAGTGGGGTAGAAATCATTACAGGTAGACATTTCAAGTCATCAGGTGCTGCAATGCTGACTTTTTAAAGTCTCAGACACCTAACAAGACAAGACTTATCTTTTCAAGAAAAGCCTATTGTACATGTGTATTCATGTTAGCCATCTGGTTAATATAAGACAAATGTGTGTcaattaaaatcattaattatttaaaaatcctgTTCTATTTGAGCAGTGGGCCCTGAGGTTAAAGCCTTTTAAATACGTGCCCCATTAGTAAGCGCACAAAATGTCAGAACCTCCATTGTTCCTATTAAAAAACAGCTCCTGCTACACAATAAATCATTACAAAAACGATCCGACTGTCAGAGGGCTGGAAAATGTATATACACAGCATTATGTAGCTGTGCACACACTCATGCATTGTTTGCAGCATCTCAAGGAGTCAAACAGCAGGAGGACGTCTCCATGTTTACCTGTGTCGTTTCTAAAAAGATTGCACTATTTTCTCCAATGCgattaatgttattattttaagtttaaaatgataaaatggcAGACGTCAGCagccaaaagtcaaaatatgATATTTAGCATATGAAAAGAGATAATGTTTGGAAATCTAAATTCTCTAATTGTACCTACATTGTGCTTCAGATGTTGGCATAGGGAATTTAATATTGTTATACTGTTCTTggattttggaaaaaaaaatagcctgTAGTTTCTTTATGcatacaaatagtttttttattaacacatCTTTCTGATGACTCCGTCTCTTTCTAGGTTCCTTCTTCCCAGCTTTGAAACCATCTGAAAATGTGTTCAAAGTGGTCTTTTGGCTGGGCTACTTCAACAGCTGCATCAACCCAATGATCTACCCCTGCTCCAGCAAAGAGTTCCAGCGGGCTTTCACTCGACTCCTCAGGTGCCAGTGTCACCAAAGACGAAGGGTTCTGCGTCGCTTCTATGACCAGAGGTGGCGGACAGCCGTCAAGGGAATGAAGGATCAGAGGGGAGACATTAAGCCCGGCTGCCCGGTCCATGAATCCTGTGGCAGCTCTTTCTTACACGGGAGGAAAGGCCGCTCGTTAGGTTTCAATAGATGGAGTCTATTCCCACCCCTGGAAAAGTCCTCCTTTCAGCTCAAAGAAAAAGTGAACaatctgtcaaataaaattaaggGAGGGACAGGAAAAGGAGCAACACCTGCAGTGGGCCGGATTGATATAGTAGACACAGTCTCAATGGGGATTTACAACTCCTGTGAGGAGAGCAGTTATCAGCTCTATGAGCTGGCAGACTGCTATGGTCTGAAAGAGACCGACATTTAAAGAGCCTCTCCGGagaatatttgatttattttcaaagGGCCATATTGGACCAACATGCATGAGAGACTGTGATAGAATGCATTTTGTGTGATAATCAAAGCTTGATTAAAGCTAGCATGACTGCAGCACAAACAGGACTAAAACACCTTCTGAACCCTATGTGACCTTTATGTTTATTTGAACAATGATTCATGTGAACGGCGTAAGGCCATGACTTAGAAACAGGCACAAAAGTAACTTTTTTGGACTTGGACTAATTTTACTGCTGTGACTTAAAATCACCATTCATCAACTTTACACAGCCCAGAGTTGATCGCTGTAGTTTTTCTGTTAAGACATTTTACAGCGATATTAAGACAGTGATATTTTTACACTGTTACACgatttctttaaaatttcatAACTTTTATTGTGTGACGGCTTCCACAAATGGTCAGtgcttttaaaagtaaacacacGTATAACTAAtggattaaaaaatgttttgaagctCTAAGAGTAAAGTTAGAGtcacaaatgcatttttcattgttGCCACAAAGTGTGGATTTACATACATATAAAATGACTCTTCATCCACCATGCTTCCTGTTTGACAAAGCTTTGTAAGGATAAGACTAAGAATAAAAATGGTGCACAGCATTTATTCTCAAAGTTGCATTGTAAGTTCACTTGGTTGAGATATACGTATGTACACTTGTAAAAATCCATGAGTCTACTTGGTCAACCCTGCCAAGTGAGTTCTAATGTGAAATGAAGGCTTTTTTGGTATTTTCTGGtgtaatgtttgtttatgtCAGATTAAACGGCAAATAAAGAGaacaaatgcttgtttttcagcTTAGTAACACAAAAGGCGTTTGTGAAAAATTTTTATACATCTACCCCATCCAGCAGATGTCactgttgtctcagttgttttgCCTCATTAGCTTTGCCATACATGTACCTGTTAGtcaaggtgtttttttttacctacagGAAAGTCAACCAGcagactttatttattcatttgcaaTGTAATTAGTAATAAGTTCTAAAACAGTCCAGAAAGAAATCTATACattgagaaagaagaagatgaaagaaaaagaaacagttcTCATATttgaagaatgaatgaaagaatgaaaacactaagcagacaaaaacacaactgcCATCATTAGGTATTAAGATAGACATTTCATTACCAGCAATTATGTACTTTCCACATGACATAAAAGAATAGAATATACATAAATTAGACTACTGCCctttctcttattttctttaacaaattccctctgaaacatgtttcaattttaaattCCCTTAGTTCACTAAAACAACAGTACAACTCCATCAAAGCTATTTTTAACTCAAATGATAAAGGTCACTGGTTCTAGTtgtaatgtgtttgtaataTTCCCCAGTTTGTAGTGTCACACAGCAAAAGAACAAATCAAAGAGGCAGGCAGTGCCTTGACTCCTAAATATGTACCAACCATACTGGTGCTGGTTTCATAGATTTAGTGTTTGACTGTGGCTTCAAGCTAAGAAACAAGTTACAGGTAAACATTCAACACTTGCACAGAGTTGTCTGGTTCTTGATTATCTGGCGTAAGACAAATTTGCTATGCACTGTGGGTACTAGGTATTTACAATAAGAGTCTTGGAGGACAGAGTTGAATAATAACAGAATTAATTATACTTTTAAAGGAAAATATCTTTCTACTCTCATTGCTCACACTATTGCAATGTTAAATTCAGGGATGTTTTGTCACTGCATCCTTTTAAAAAGGTATGTTGTGATGATTGTGAGGGCACATCTCAAATGCATTCAATCATCCACCATTTGAAATTCTATCTCAACAGCGTCAGGTTTGCTGTTATTTTCTGGGTGGCTGAACTGGTTGTAGTGTTTTGTCTAAAAATCTCTTTGtgaaaaaattcaaaacactgCTGTCACTTTTCTATTTATACACCAAGACTTCATCTAGCAAGAATGCTTAGAAAAGTATTCTGTCTTACGATTACATACTaaccactgcttttttttttctttttttttttatcacaacaAGAGTAGATGGCTTGGTGGGGGAAAGTAAAACTTAATAGTTAGAGCCAAATCCGAGCATGCTTAGCTCTGACAGACTCATTGCagtttatttgtcctttttaacagtttttacgTTAGTTCTGTTCGCCTATTTGTTGGAGAGGggattacattaaaacaaataaaagccacCAGTTTGACCGACACATCTCCTGCCTACATTTTTTGAAAAGCCGCAGTCCAGCAGGTGTATTGGACAATACGGCTTTGATCTTGACCAAGGCTTCTTGGCACTCACAGCTAAATGCTGTGAGTGGCACTTGACAGTCAAATAACACTAAATATGCATTAATACAAGGAAGATCATCTTTTCAGATTTCAGGAATATTTTGGACTCAAATCATATGCAGCTTTAAACATCTATACAGCAAAAGTGCAATTTCCAGGGCTACAGTACTGTGCATGAGGATATTTATGACTCATGTCAATTCACTAAACAACAATTTTACTCTTCTAACAGACCTGAGTCTGCCCAAACCTGTAACCTCTTTATCAACAGCTCCCTCACTTCCCCCACGAACTGACAAGAAAGTCTTAGGCAAAGAACATGTAGCTATAGTAACATTAGAAAACCAGACAGTACCAGACAGTGAAATTATGTAGATTGCCAATACAAATAGAACGAAAGCTGGAAGCAAATTTATGCTTtgcctttcattttatttgtcttttcttaaaCACTTTCCTTCAATTGTGTGCATTCATACTTTTTTGTATCCTTTCATTATTCCACAAGCCCTTAAAAACCTTGTTTCCTGTTAGGGTAAGATGGatgttcagagtttttgatCTTCTAGAAAGAATCCCACATTTTGTGATATTTCGATGATGATGGCTCTATGACACTTTTTACTGTTAAAAGAATAatcaataaatcacatttaaagttAATGGTTGCTGCTTCACCAAAATAAAGAGAATTTACTCTCACTCCAACTTAGAGAATTAATAGTGTGTATACTGACAGAGACTGAGATACGTTAGATCTAAAATCGTTTGATAACAGTAGTACGAAGCGTTTTCAATCatggtctgtttttttgtttttgttatctgaaaaaacaaaaacatcttagctattaatacaataaaagtacatttcaatGGAATTAACATATCAACTTTGGCATTTAATCATAATAAATAGGAAGATAAAAATCTTTATAGAGTATGTTATACAGTAAATGAcctcagattaaaaaaaaaataataaaaaaacacactcactttTGTCCCCATTAAATATTGATGTTGCATGTTCAAATTAGGCCTCACACATCTTCCAAAACCTTACCATTTTCCTCTCTTAGGCACAGTTTGGTTCTCCTCCTCACTGGTTTGTTGGTGAATGGAAAAAGGCAAAGCTTTTTTTAGCTGTAGCAATTTCTAGGCTCTATTTTTAGTTCTGTTTTGAGTGAAGACATACACCTGTGACAGAGATTTAAATTATTCTACTTCCAGATGGAGCCATCTGTGTGCTTCGTACAAGAGAATACAGCTCGGCCTGGTGATGACTGGGAGGTAATTGTCAATCTAGTCCAATTATTCCTCTAGGTCAGAGCCACTTTCTGGTTGGATTTTCATATAACACCAGCGACACATTTTCTTACACTAGGTACAGTAACTGTGCCTCTAAACCCAGACCAACACATGGAAGTTATCCAATTCTAATTTACTAGAACAAGCCTTTTTACAGAGCCAATCCAGAGTCTTTCACAGAATGAAGAAGTTTGTGCAACAAACCACTCTACTTCTTTGTGAAAGGAAAAGCAATCATTTTATACATCGTGGTTGATGGCATTCTTACCTCGCTAATAATTCAAGAATAACTTTCTAGTTCAAACATGTTTTGCCTGGCTGTAGTTAAATGTGGTTGCAGCACCCTTCAAATGCTGCAGATGATTCTCAAACATTTAGCCAAACATGTAGTCACTGATTTTTGTATGCCTACATAAATATCTATTTGCATTTTATGGTTGATCTGCACGGtcatttgcttcttttttagTGTGTGAGAGCTCCATCCCAGGGGAGGATCCAGGCAGGCATACTCTGCAGCCCATAAACATCAGAAATGCTCTGCGGAAGGAACGGTTGAAGAAACCATACAGGAAGGGATTTAGAGAGGAGTTGATGTAACCTAACCACAAAAATATATCCCAGACAACCACCTCTGTGCTGTAGTCTGTGAATGGGTCCACaatgtttacagtaaagaaGGGCatccaaaataaaaggaaaactcCCATGATGATACCcagtgtttttgctgcttttccttCCCTCTTCATTGTATTTCGGTGTCTTTGCTTTTTGCTGGAGTCTTTTCCCACTCCAGCTGCCATTTGGCTCTCCATGGCACTGATCTGCCTGGCCTGCCGTTTGGCAGCTTTGAAGATCTTCCAGTACGCTATTAACATGATGGCCATTGGCAAGTAAAAGGCTACCAAGGAGGCCATGACAGCATAAATGCGGttgaccaaaaacacacatacatcttTGGGAAGCAGGATGTCCACACCGGCAATATGGAGATCTAGCATTATAGGGCCAAAGGAAATTAGCATGGGGACAGCCCAGCATACCACAATGAGGAATACTACCCGACTGTGGGACATCTTTAAAGAGTAAACCAAGGGGTTGCAGACAGCATAGTAACGGTCAAAGGCAATGCAGCTGAGATGAAATATGGAGGCAGTGCAAAGCATCACATCTAGGCTGGAGTGAAGCTGGCAAAAAAAAGCACCGAAATACCAGCATCCCTCCACAGTTCGGATCATGCTGTAAGGCATCACTACCAGGCCAACAAGGCAGTCAGCTACTGCCAGGGACATGACGAAGGAG
Encoded here:
- the LOC137123195 gene encoding 5-hydroxytryptamine receptor 4; its protein translation is MNNSSLGLTGDANTSLQIEIQTCTLLRIQASRIFLYAFLSVGIVCTVVGNFLVVLSIAYFKQLQSPTNSFVMSLAVADCLVGLVVMPYSMIRTVEGCWYFGAFFCQLHSSLDVMLCTASIFHLSCIAFDRYYAVCNPLVYSLKMSHSRVVFLIVVCWAVPMLISFGPIMLDLHIAGVDILLPKDVCVFLVNRIYAVMASLVAFYLPMAIMLIAYWKIFKAAKRQARQISAMESQMAAGVGKDSSKKQRHRNTMKREGKAAKTLGIIMGVFLLFWMPFFTVNIVDPFTDYSTEVVVWDIFLWLGYINSSLNPFLYGFFNRSFRRAFLMFMGCRVCLPGSSPGMELSHTKKEANDRADQP